In Sphingobacterium zeae, one genomic interval encodes:
- a CDS encoding phosphocholine-specific phospholipase C: MESRREFLRKTLLFSGAAGIASFMPGSIQRAFAIDPEMGSTFLDAEHIVILMQENRSFDHTLGTLSGVRGFNDPRSIRLPNGLPVWYQTDKNGKIYAPFRLNLTESKVTWMGSLPHSRASQVDAFNHGRYDQWLLSKQSGNKEYATMPLTLGYFTREDLPFHYALADAFTVCDQNFCSGMTSTTPNRSFFWTGKITEMKDGLQKANIRNDDFAYGKMTWETFPELLEKDGITWRFYQNETSCGGGFAGKERAWLSNFGCNLLEFFQAYHVKFKENYIRNLEKQVHDLPVQISNLEEKSAGSEEQAEKIRADIRKKSEVLERAEKELKEYNPDNYKALGDFAKSLNERAFTVNKGDNNYRSLDTLHFKWKGKKGTLEVPKGDVLYQFRKDVDTGRLPAVSWLAGPQNFSDHPSAPWYGAWYVSEVLEILTKKPEIWKKTIFIITYDENDGYYDHVKPFVVPDLTKKDTGACSAGIDTEVEMVRLENELKQGIAKKQAREGAVGLGFRVPMYIVSPWSRGGKVCSQVFDHTSTLQFLEYFFNKKLNKNMHLENISAWRRTICGNLTAAFTPFTQQKEQITFLDRNQHIETIYKAQFKDNPRAFVAVNDPELAKRKVWIPEFDRIQERGIRKSLNLPYAHEAVGYVEDGQFCLVMTVDNKLFGKRTAGTAFNVYSPLAYRDEQGQSETYRNWNFAVKAGDRLTYQWDLGRFEGDRYAFELHGPNGFYRKFSGQKAKSPIQAAVCPEYKSLTQSVTGRLQLKVKNNVDHVVSVVIESLHYEHYTTVKEIDAQEEVLINLNVEKHGYWYDLAVRLEGDTNFLIQLAGRLETGAEGTTDPLLA; this comes from the coding sequence ATGGAAAGCAGAAGAGAGTTTCTGAGGAAAACTTTGCTATTTTCGGGAGCAGCAGGTATTGCCAGTTTTATGCCTGGTTCAATCCAAAGAGCCTTTGCGATAGATCCTGAGATGGGAAGTACTTTTTTGGATGCCGAGCATATCGTTATCCTTATGCAGGAAAATCGGTCTTTCGATCATACGCTTGGGACGCTTTCAGGAGTTCGTGGTTTCAATGATCCACGGTCAATCCGCTTACCGAACGGTTTGCCCGTATGGTATCAAACGGATAAGAATGGAAAGATCTATGCACCCTTTCGATTAAATCTAACAGAGAGTAAAGTAACTTGGATGGGTTCTCTTCCGCACAGTAGGGCGAGCCAAGTGGATGCCTTTAACCACGGACGCTACGATCAGTGGCTGTTGTCCAAGCAGTCGGGCAATAAGGAATATGCGACTATGCCGTTAACATTGGGGTATTTTACTCGTGAGGATCTACCTTTTCATTATGCTTTGGCGGATGCATTTACCGTGTGTGATCAGAATTTCTGTTCAGGCATGACAAGCACCACGCCGAACCGTTCCTTTTTTTGGACGGGGAAGATTACAGAAATGAAAGATGGCTTGCAAAAGGCAAATATTAGGAACGACGATTTTGCGTACGGTAAAATGACTTGGGAAACTTTCCCGGAATTGCTTGAGAAGGATGGAATTACCTGGCGTTTTTATCAAAATGAGACAAGTTGTGGCGGAGGATTTGCTGGGAAAGAAAGGGCATGGTTGTCAAATTTCGGATGTAATTTACTAGAGTTCTTTCAGGCTTATCACGTTAAATTTAAGGAAAACTATATCAGAAATCTGGAAAAACAGGTGCATGATTTACCCGTGCAGATTTCGAACTTGGAAGAAAAGTCTGCTGGCTCTGAGGAACAAGCCGAAAAAATCCGTGCTGATATCCGTAAAAAAAGCGAGGTATTGGAGCGAGCTGAGAAGGAACTCAAAGAATATAATCCGGACAATTATAAAGCGTTAGGTGATTTTGCTAAATCATTGAATGAAAGAGCTTTTACGGTAAACAAGGGCGACAATAATTACAGGTCGCTTGATACCTTGCATTTTAAGTGGAAAGGAAAAAAGGGTACGCTGGAAGTTCCGAAAGGGGACGTTCTTTATCAATTCAGGAAGGATGTTGACACCGGTAGATTGCCAGCCGTATCCTGGCTGGCTGGTCCGCAAAATTTTTCGGATCATCCGAGTGCTCCCTGGTACGGAGCTTGGTATGTGTCCGAAGTTTTGGAAATTTTAACGAAAAAACCTGAAATCTGGAAAAAAACAATTTTTATCATTACTTATGATGAAAACGATGGTTATTATGATCACGTAAAGCCATTTGTTGTTCCTGATTTAACTAAAAAAGACACCGGGGCATGCTCTGCTGGTATTGATACGGAGGTGGAAATGGTACGTTTAGAAAATGAGCTGAAGCAGGGGATTGCTAAAAAGCAAGCGCGTGAAGGAGCTGTGGGCTTAGGTTTTCGTGTGCCCATGTATATTGTTTCGCCCTGGTCGCGGGGAGGTAAGGTGTGTTCTCAGGTATTTGATCATACATCTACTTTGCAGTTTTTGGAATACTTCTTCAATAAAAAGCTGAACAAGAATATGCATTTGGAAAACATCAGTGCATGGCGTCGAACGATCTGTGGTAATTTGACTGCAGCCTTTACACCTTTTACACAGCAAAAAGAACAGATCACTTTCCTAGACCGCAATCAGCACATTGAAACGATATACAAGGCACAATTTAAGGATAATCCGCGAGCTTTTGTGGCAGTCAATGATCCTGAACTTGCGAAGAGAAAGGTCTGGATTCCAGAATTTGACCGTATACAGGAGCGTGGGATTCGTAAATCCTTAAATTTGCCTTATGCGCATGAAGCAGTTGGCTATGTGGAAGATGGACAGTTTTGTCTCGTGATGACTGTAGACAACAAGCTGTTTGGAAAAAGAACTGCAGGCACGGCTTTCAATGTGTATAGCCCGCTCGCTTATCGTGATGAACAAGGACAAAGCGAAACCTATCGTAATTGGAATTTTGCGGTGAAGGCCGGTGATCGTTTGACATATCAGTGGGATCTGGGACGATTTGAAGGAGATCGCTATGCTTTTGAATTGCATGGTCCGAATGGGTTTTACCGTAAATTTTCTGGACAGAAAGCAAAGTCACCGATACAGGCAGCGGTGTGTCCTGAATATAAATCTTTGACACAATCGGTTACTGGAAGATTGCAGCTGAAGGTGAAAAATAACGTTGACCACGTGGTAAGTGTAGTTATTGAAAGTCTCCATTATGAACACTATACGACGGTGAAAGAAATAGACGCACAAGAAGAAGTTTTAATAAATCTGAACGTGGAGAAACATGGATATTGGTATGATCTCGCGGTAAGGCTTGAGGGCGACACCAATTTTCTTATCCAGCTTGCTGGACGCCTGGAAACAGGCGCTGAAGGCACAACTGATCCATTATTAGCCTAA
- the bioB gene encoding biotin synthase BioB yields MDNMESKQKWTQEEVVALYNKPLMELLYEAATTHRKYHDPNKVQVSTLISIKTGGCPEDCAYCPQAARYHTHVKAESLMSVEQVKQQALAAKARGSSRICMGAAWRNVKDGHEFDRVLDMVRTLNKLDIEVCCTLGMLTENQAQRLSEAGLYAYNHNLDSSADYYPEIISTRSYDDRLQTIENVRKTNITVCSGGIIGMGETIADRAKMLITLASLIPQPESVPINALVPVMGTPMEAMDTASIWEMVRMVATARILLPKTQVRLSAGRNYMSKEGQALCFFAGANSIFSGDKLLTTPNPDSNEDLDLFKTLGLVTQQPFEKKSQPQTVTKEMAIYHDLGERPKWSRPEHTVVRNSAKQQKKE; encoded by the coding sequence ATGGATAACATGGAATCAAAACAAAAATGGACACAGGAAGAAGTTGTCGCCCTATACAACAAACCGTTGATGGAGCTTCTATATGAAGCTGCAACAACACATCGAAAATACCATGACCCAAATAAAGTGCAGGTATCCACATTGATTTCAATAAAAACAGGTGGATGTCCTGAAGACTGCGCTTACTGTCCACAAGCCGCACGTTATCATACACATGTAAAGGCAGAAAGCTTGATGAGCGTTGAACAGGTCAAACAGCAAGCCTTGGCTGCCAAAGCTCGTGGTAGTTCTCGGATCTGCATGGGAGCCGCCTGGCGCAATGTGAAGGATGGTCATGAGTTTGACCGTGTACTTGATATGGTTCGTACCTTAAACAAACTTGATATAGAAGTCTGCTGTACACTCGGAATGTTGACCGAAAACCAGGCACAACGTTTGTCTGAGGCTGGATTGTATGCCTACAATCACAACCTCGATTCATCTGCCGATTACTATCCGGAAATTATCTCCACCAGAAGTTACGATGATCGCCTGCAGACCATCGAAAATGTACGCAAAACAAATATCACAGTCTGTAGTGGAGGCATCATTGGAATGGGCGAAACGATTGCAGATCGTGCCAAAATGTTGATTACGCTTGCTTCACTTATCCCACAGCCCGAATCGGTGCCGATCAATGCGTTGGTGCCTGTCATGGGTACACCCATGGAGGCAATGGACACCGCATCCATCTGGGAGATGGTACGCATGGTTGCTACGGCGCGGATTTTATTGCCCAAAACCCAGGTCCGCCTATCGGCCGGACGAAACTATATGAGTAAGGAGGGACAAGCTTTATGCTTTTTCGCAGGAGCCAATTCGATTTTCTCTGGCGATAAACTACTCACCACGCCCAATCCCGACAGCAACGAAGACCTTGACCTATTTAAAACATTAGGTCTGGTCACACAGCAGCCGTTTGAGAAAAAAAGTCAGCCCCAAACCGTCACAAAAGAAATGGCAATTTATCACGATCTTGGAGAAAGACCCAAATGGTCAAGACCCGAACATACAGTTGTCCGCAACAGCGCTAAGCAGCAGAAGAAAGAATAA
- a CDS encoding aminotransferase-like domain-containing protein, producing MSSPVGIAFHSIIKIDRRKDDAVYLQIVYQFINAVKRNFLEDGDLLPGSRKIADELKVHRKTIVAALAELQEQGWVNIVPNRGTFVKNPERIDASTSTIGAFRQPPKFAPYTFRKELILDMPKLEASAKYYFTDGTPDYSIISAEELVRFYASMVKRRKKSDDFPTTTEGNLFFRDQLSYYLNLTRGFHLSRNFVLPIASREQIFSILSRLLIRRDDVVLVENLSYFLPNMILSQAGAKLKTVPVDADGMIVDRIGDQFKPGEIRCVYLNSRCQYPTTVNLSEKRKIQLLQLAEQYDFIIIEDDVDFESSFFKTKGESLFRKNAGNRVIYTGAFGSFFAPGFQMNFLIAPQDLLEEGKKYLNIFGKPNFMIEKTLGEIIHQGDIFRYQRKFQKTIAERKELFGVLLRRYFEDEVTFTVPKAGLAFWVQFKPIFSLTVLQEKARDKGLLIPSSCLYQNRMVSALRLGFAHLDEQRMSEAIYLLRSAYGDLMDINS from the coding sequence ATGAGTAGTCCGGTTGGTATAGCTTTTCATTCCATTATTAAGATTGACCGTCGCAAGGATGACGCCGTCTATCTACAGATTGTGTATCAATTTATTAATGCCGTTAAGCGAAATTTCTTGGAGGATGGAGATTTGTTGCCTGGCAGCCGAAAGATTGCAGATGAATTGAAAGTGCACCGAAAGACTATCGTAGCCGCACTGGCTGAATTGCAGGAGCAGGGCTGGGTGAACATTGTACCCAATCGAGGTACTTTTGTGAAAAATCCCGAACGTATTGACGCTTCGACATCGACCATTGGTGCATTTAGGCAGCCACCTAAGTTTGCTCCTTATACTTTCCGAAAGGAGCTGATATTGGATATGCCTAAATTGGAAGCTTCAGCGAAGTACTATTTTACGGATGGCACACCAGATTACAGTATTATTAGTGCTGAGGAACTGGTACGTTTTTACGCATCAATGGTTAAACGCAGAAAAAAAAGTGATGACTTTCCGACCACTACGGAGGGGAATCTGTTTTTTAGGGATCAGTTAAGTTATTATTTGAACTTGACCAGGGGATTTCATCTTTCGCGCAACTTCGTCTTGCCAATTGCCAGCCGTGAGCAAATCTTTTCCATTTTATCCCGGTTATTAATTCGGCGTGACGATGTTGTGCTGGTGGAGAATTTAAGTTATTTTCTTCCCAATATGATACTTAGTCAAGCAGGAGCCAAACTAAAAACCGTTCCGGTGGATGCGGATGGTATGATTGTAGATAGGATCGGCGATCAATTTAAGCCCGGCGAGATCAGATGTGTTTATCTCAACTCCAGATGTCAGTATCCAACGACGGTTAACCTTTCCGAAAAGCGGAAAATTCAACTGTTACAACTGGCCGAGCAGTACGATTTTATCATTATTGAGGATGATGTAGATTTCGAATCGTCGTTTTTTAAAACAAAAGGGGAATCGCTTTTTCGGAAAAATGCAGGCAACCGGGTGATTTATACTGGTGCTTTCGGAAGTTTCTTTGCCCCCGGCTTCCAAATGAATTTTTTGATCGCACCTCAGGATCTGCTAGAGGAGGGTAAAAAATACCTGAACATCTTTGGGAAACCGAATTTTATGATTGAGAAAACATTGGGTGAAATTATTCATCAGGGTGATATCTTTCGTTATCAGCGCAAATTTCAGAAAACAATTGCAGAGCGCAAAGAGTTGTTTGGGGTGTTGTTGCGGCGTTATTTTGAAGATGAGGTTACTTTCACAGTTCCGAAGGCTGGACTGGCTTTTTGGGTACAGTTCAAACCTATTTTTTCATTGACTGTTTTGCAGGAAAAGGCACGAGACAAAGGGTTATTGATCCCGAGCAGTTGTCTATATCAAAATAGGATGGTTAGTGCGTTACGATTGGGTTTTGCTCATTTAGACGAGCAGCGTATGTCGGAAGCAATTTATTTGTTGAGGTCGGCCTATGGGGACTTGATGGACATTAACTCATGA
- a CDS encoding DUF3857 domain-containing protein — translation MKSFLTGLLVLSYLYVQAQDFSFGKIKKEDFAINMDKIDTAANAFVLREYGSAEVNYNKNKGLIVEFFKHVRIKILNKEAYNYANFSIPLYKSGNEREVLMDIKGASYHLVGDKIVETEMTKANIFYENSSENYAVTKAAIPQVQEGTIIEYRYRTESPFIFNLNSWEFQEDLPKLYSQYVTRIPEICHYKANLKGGLAVSNRKVENYNTGLYSEVGEILGSKTIYTMENIPAFHAEDYMTSSKNFRSIIFFELGRYSVPMGTTKDFSLTWENVRDKLVQSESFGGQIKRKGALKDFIDPIVQNAQDDLEKAARLYSYFQKQIKWNNQHSIYAKNIKEAIEKRTGNSADINLGLVNALRYAKLEATPVILSTRDNGYAGLYAPAISEFNHVIAQVKIGESYYLLDATSPYEMFGNIPMKCVNYQGRSIPLEGESAWVKLDANLPSTYSNFFYGELSENGELKGKWITSRNGYGASKMRERLQGSNSEEEFYEKIDEENNRIKINSFKVSNRESLDKPLTEEFEIEIKNFATLQNDQLLFNPYIDTKMSKNPFNLTERNYPIDFGSLIQEESYMEIKLPKGYSYSMADKLKNISMALPERAARYIFKINNTAADVLVIESATQLNKPLFMPEEYFDLKEFFSRIIQAEKLDVVLKKI, via the coding sequence ATGAAAAGTTTTTTAACTGGCCTGCTCGTGCTTAGCTATTTATACGTACAAGCGCAAGATTTTTCATTCGGTAAAATAAAAAAGGAAGATTTTGCCATAAATATGGACAAAATAGACACGGCTGCAAATGCCTTTGTCTTACGTGAATATGGCTCAGCTGAAGTCAACTACAACAAGAATAAAGGTCTAATTGTGGAGTTTTTCAAACATGTACGCATTAAAATCTTAAATAAAGAAGCCTACAATTATGCAAACTTCAGCATTCCATTATACAAAAGCGGAAATGAACGGGAAGTTCTTATGGACATCAAGGGGGCATCCTATCATCTTGTCGGTGACAAAATTGTAGAAACAGAGATGACCAAAGCAAATATATTTTACGAAAACTCTTCAGAAAACTATGCAGTAACGAAAGCAGCTATTCCACAGGTTCAAGAAGGTACAATTATTGAATACCGCTATCGCACGGAGTCTCCATTTATCTTTAACCTAAATTCTTGGGAATTTCAGGAAGACCTTCCGAAACTTTATAGTCAATACGTTACGCGCATTCCCGAAATTTGCCATTATAAAGCCAATCTAAAAGGAGGGCTGGCCGTCAGTAACAGAAAAGTAGAAAATTACAATACAGGTCTATATTCTGAAGTCGGAGAAATCTTAGGAAGTAAAACCATCTATACCATGGAAAATATTCCAGCTTTCCATGCCGAAGATTATATGACTTCTTCCAAAAACTTTAGATCAATTATTTTCTTCGAACTCGGTCGATACAGTGTTCCAATGGGAACAACAAAAGACTTCTCGCTCACTTGGGAAAATGTCAGAGATAAACTGGTACAAAGTGAAAGCTTCGGTGGGCAGATTAAGCGAAAAGGTGCGTTGAAAGATTTTATCGACCCTATAGTACAAAACGCACAAGATGATCTCGAAAAAGCGGCGCGATTGTATTCCTATTTTCAAAAACAAATAAAATGGAACAATCAACATTCAATTTATGCAAAAAACATTAAAGAAGCCATTGAAAAAAGAACAGGCAATAGTGCAGATATCAACCTCGGACTTGTCAATGCTTTACGCTACGCGAAACTAGAGGCCACCCCTGTGATCTTATCTACGCGCGACAATGGATATGCCGGACTTTATGCACCCGCAATATCCGAGTTCAACCATGTGATTGCACAAGTAAAAATAGGTGAAAGTTACTATCTGCTGGACGCCACCTCTCCCTATGAAATGTTTGGAAATATTCCGATGAAATGTGTCAACTACCAGGGAAGATCGATTCCCCTTGAAGGTGAATCCGCCTGGGTAAAACTCGATGCAAATCTTCCGTCCACTTACAGTAACTTTTTCTACGGCGAACTATCTGAAAATGGTGAATTAAAAGGAAAATGGATAACATCACGGAATGGTTATGGTGCGTCCAAAATGCGAGAGCGTCTTCAAGGAAGCAATTCGGAAGAAGAATTTTATGAAAAAATAGACGAAGAAAATAATCGCATCAAAATCAACAGTTTTAAAGTATCTAACCGGGAATCACTTGATAAACCATTAACTGAGGAGTTTGAAATTGAGATTAAAAATTTTGCAACCTTGCAAAATGATCAGCTTCTATTCAATCCTTATATTGATACCAAAATGTCTAAAAATCCTTTCAATCTAACAGAGAGAAATTACCCAATTGACTTTGGTTCCTTAATTCAAGAAGAGAGTTATATGGAAATAAAACTGCCAAAAGGCTATTCCTACTCCATGGCAGATAAGTTAAAAAACATCAGTATGGCTCTTCCAGAACGCGCCGCAAGATATATCTTCAAAATCAACAATACGGCCGCCGATGTTTTAGTGATCGAATCTGCTACCCAATTAAATAAACCCTTGTTTATGCCCGAAGAATACTTTGATTTAAAAGAGTTTTTCAGCAGAATTATCCAAGCAGAAAAATTGGATGTCGTACTCAAAAAAATATAA
- a CDS encoding TonB family protein encodes MSNSNYDIAYLKKYVNGELSPTEMYALEREAQRDPMLADMLMGIEMDQNKTVIAAINQQISQRAKRDKAAKIKIFDWKRLAIAASTVIVLGVGLVLFWQQEKNRSESKRTADVNVTQDKPKTAVIEEDTTTGTDDIKSNIEPQDRSPQLADNKSPRFREQHPQEEVAILSREPSLRVKSLEEMEGRLNSDRPVFGLRPQDSATVIGYTPMAMKKESSQTMMRGSSTFNNTLAGKAAGISSVQQGGIPLQLTVRDKETGLPLSGVTIIQPNSKLATNTDAQGQATIQPSSVDSLVDIVALGYNTVAVNMRRSKNTTIRLQPSSNSLDEVIVTTMSSRKSKSAEPVWGWRSFNNYIKKKTAKSRYEGTVRISFYIDKGGSPTNISILQSVNDYLDAKAKEIILSGPKWKGEDYRYVTLTLEFTL; translated from the coding sequence ATGAGCAACAGTAATTACGACATAGCATACTTAAAGAAATACGTCAACGGTGAACTATCTCCAACGGAGATGTACGCTCTTGAACGTGAGGCACAGCGTGACCCCATGTTGGCGGATATGCTGATGGGTATAGAGATGGATCAAAATAAAACCGTAATTGCAGCAATCAATCAGCAGATTAGCCAACGTGCAAAAAGGGATAAGGCTGCTAAAATTAAAATATTCGACTGGAAAAGGCTAGCCATCGCCGCCTCTACAGTAATTGTTTTGGGAGTAGGTCTTGTACTTTTCTGGCAGCAGGAAAAAAATAGATCTGAGTCAAAACGTACTGCCGACGTAAACGTTACCCAGGATAAGCCAAAAACAGCGGTTATAGAAGAAGACACTACCACGGGCACGGATGACATCAAGTCAAATATCGAACCGCAAGATCGCTCGCCACAATTAGCAGATAACAAAAGTCCCCGTTTTCGTGAACAACATCCACAAGAGGAGGTCGCGATTTTATCGCGCGAACCCTCCCTACGTGTAAAATCACTGGAAGAAATGGAAGGACGTCTTAATAGCGATCGTCCTGTATTTGGACTAAGACCACAAGACAGTGCGACCGTGATTGGCTATACACCGATGGCAATGAAAAAAGAGTCCTCTCAAACGATGATGCGGGGAAGCTCGACTTTCAATAATACACTTGCTGGCAAAGCTGCGGGGATTTCGTCAGTACAACAAGGAGGTATACCCCTTCAACTTACCGTTCGCGACAAAGAAACGGGCTTACCTCTTTCAGGAGTTACCATCATTCAACCCAATAGTAAATTGGCGACCAACACTGACGCGCAGGGACAGGCGACCATCCAACCAAGCTCGGTGGATTCACTCGTCGACATCGTGGCCCTAGGTTACAATACCGTCGCAGTGAATATGCGTCGCAGTAAAAATACAACCATCAGATTGCAGCCCTCCAGCAACTCACTGGATGAAGTTATCGTCACCACGATGTCTTCACGCAAATCAAAAAGTGCTGAACCGGTATGGGGCTGGAGATCATTCAACAATTATATCAAGAAAAAAACAGCCAAAAGCCGTTATGAAGGCACCGTACGCATAAGCTTCTATATTGATAAGGGCGGATCTCCAACAAATATCAGTATTCTACAAAGTGTAAACGATTACCTGGATGCCAAAGCCAAGGAAATTATACTTTCAGGTCCCAAATGGAAAGGAGAAGATTATCGATATGTTACATTAACCTTAGAATTCACGCTGTAG
- a CDS encoding RNA polymerase sigma factor — protein sequence MSAFKSSKIDTPQDHELLLRYQESMDLQVLGDLYQRHTEMVYYVCLRYLLDSELSKDAVMNIFEELIYKVNKQEIKDFPRWLYVLSKNHCLMYLRSQKNKSQISLDEFVKFPGDVHQYEQYDEKEEQLTAMEDCLGKLPEKQQQSVRLFFLEEKCYKEISESTGYSLNEVKSYIQNGKRNLKNCMEAWNEQQ from the coding sequence ATGTCCGCATTCAAGTCGTCAAAAATAGATACACCACAAGACCACGAGCTCTTGTTGCGCTATCAGGAGTCTATGGATCTCCAGGTATTGGGCGATCTATACCAGCGACATACCGAAATGGTATATTATGTTTGCTTAAGGTATCTCCTAGACTCCGAATTGAGCAAAGATGCGGTCATGAATATCTTTGAGGAATTAATATATAAAGTCAACAAGCAAGAAATCAAAGATTTTCCAAGATGGCTCTATGTATTAAGCAAAAATCATTGTCTGATGTATTTGAGGTCTCAAAAAAACAAATCTCAGATTTCTTTGGATGAATTTGTGAAATTTCCGGGAGACGTGCATCAGTATGAACAATATGATGAAAAAGAAGAACAGTTAACGGCCATGGAAGACTGCCTGGGCAAATTGCCAGAAAAACAGCAACAGTCGGTCAGACTTTTCTTTTTAGAGGAAAAATGTTACAAAGAGATCAGTGAATCTACCGGTTATAGCTTGAACGAAGTAAAGAGTTATATCCAAAATGGAAAACGGAATTTAAAAAATTGCATGGAGGCTTGGAATGAGCAACAGTAA